A single Numenius arquata chromosome 1, bNumArq3.hap1.1, whole genome shotgun sequence DNA region contains:
- the PAAF1 gene encoding proteasomal ATPase-associated factor 1, protein MAATLRIQSDWSQALRRDEGEAWLSCRSPGKPTLYGSLTRRGLSTEGVPDIAASEGFVVGEVTKKSILISCPHENVSTKFLAPYTTFCRIHQKSITCLDISSGGGLGVSTSTDGTMKIWQAANGEIRRLLEGHVYDVNCCRFFPSGLVVLSGGMDAQLKIWSAEDASCVVTFKGHKGGILDTAIVDRGRNVLSCSRDGTARLWDCGKSACLGVIADCGSPVNGIAVGAADNSLNLGTPEKAPSEREVGTEGKILLLAREDKKLQGVGLQSRQPVFLFVGSDAFNCCAFLSSTYILAGTQDGNIYQLDVRNTNAPIQVIHRSGAPVLSLLPYRDGFIASQGDGTCFIVQQDLDYVLDLTEADCDPVYKVASWEKQIYTCCRDGIVRRYQLSDI, encoded by the exons ATGGCGGCGACGCTGCGGATCCAGAGCGACTGGAGCCAGGCTCTGAG GAGGGACGAGGGTGAGGCCTGGCTGAGCTGCCGAAGCCCTG GGAAGCCGACCCTGTACGGCAGCCTGACCCGCCGCGGGCTCAGCACCGAGGGCGTCCCTGACATCGCTGCCTCCGAGGGCTTCGTGGTTGGGGAAGTCACCAAG AAAAGCATTCTCATTTCTTGTCCTCACGAAAATGTGTCCACGAAGTTCCTGGCCCCGTACACAACGTTTTGTAGAATTCATCAGAAAAGT ATTACCTGCCTTGATATTTCCAGTGGTGGAGGGCTTGGCGTATCTACCAGCACAGATGGGACCATGAAAATCTGGCAGGCTGCGAATGGAGAAATAAGA AGACTATTGGAAGGCCATGTGTATGATGTGAATTGTTGCAGGTTTTTCCCATCGGGCCTCGTGGTTCTGAGTGGGGGAATGGATGCCCAGCTAAAGATCTGGTCGGCGGAAGATGCCAGCTGCGTAGTAACATTTAAAGGTCACAAAGGAG GTATTTTGGACACTGCCATTGTGGATCGGGGAAGAAATGTCCTTTCCTGCTCTAGGGACGGCACTGCCCGTCTCTGGGACTGTGGAAAATCCGCCTGCCTGGGTGTCATCGCTGACTGCGGCTCTCCTGTCAACGGCATCGCCGTGGGCGCTGCCGACAACTCGCTGAACCTGGGCACGCCTGAAAAAGCTCCCA GTGAACGTGAAGTTGGGACAGAAGGGAAAATCCTGCTGCTGGCTCGAGAAGACAAGAAGCTTCAAGGAGTGGgactgcagagcaggcagccg GTGTTCCTCTTCGTCGGATCTGACGCGTTCAACTGCTGCGCATTCCTCTCGAGTACCTATATCCTAGCGGGGACTCAGGATGGGAACATTTATCAGCTGGATGTGAGGAACACAAA CGCTCCAATCCAGGTCATCCATAGATCAGGAGCACCAGTGCTTTCGCTGCTCCCGTACCGAGATGGATTTATTGCCAGCCAAG GTGATGGGACCTGCTTTATCGTTCAGCAAGACCTTGATTATGTCCTCGACCTCACAGAAGCTGACTGTGACCCCGTCTACAAG